The sequence GAATCTGCGCCCTGCAAGGGAAGCGAGTTTGCGGCACTCCCCCTGACTGGCTACCGTTTTTGGGAACCCGAAGGGCAGCAGTCTCGCGGTCGCCTTTTTCTTGGTTACTTCTTTTTGGCGAAGCAAAAAGAAGGGACCGGCTGCCGGGCCGCCCCCGGCTTGGTCATGACGGAGCACAGACCGTTTCATCAACCGCTAGCGGTGCATTCGGTGCAATGCCCTTTGGTTATTGCACCCTACGTTACCTGGCGATGGCGAGTAATAACCGACCAAGCAACCGCACCGCGAGAACACAAAAAAAGAGCAACTCCGAACAAGCACGACCAACACCAGGCACAGCAAAACAGCAAGCACCGCATTTATCCGGACACATCAACTTATTCACACCAAAGGAATTCACCATGCCCATGCACCACCTAGCCGCCCTCGACCGATTGCTCTCCGAGCAGCGCACCGTCCTGCACGAAAAATGGGTCGCCGAAATTCTCACCAGCTGGTCGTCACTGCTGCCCAACACCTTCAACGTCGGCGAGATGCGCCAGCACACCGCGCACCTGCTCGAAGAAATCGCCAAGATCTTTGCGGCCTATCCCGAATCCGGCCTGTGGGAGTTCGGCGAAACCCATCCGCTGGTGCGTGCCATGAGCGAGTTCAGCGCCAGTCGCGCCATCTCCGGCTTCACGCCGACCGAAACCGCGCAATACGTGATGTGCCTCAAAAGCGTGCTGACACTGGCCCTGATCCATGAACTGATGAGCTCGCCGGTCGAGATGAAGGTCAATCTGGCCGCGGTCGAAGACGTCATCGGCCGCCTCACGCTGGTGACTTTCTCGGCCTTCGTCGAAACCCGCGAGCGCGTGATCCTGCAGCAAAGCGCCTCGCTGGTCGAACTCTCGACGCCGGTGATCCGGCTCTGGGACCATGTGCTACTGCTGCCGCTGGTGGGCGTCATCGATACCGCGCGCGCGCGCAAGTTCACCGAAAACCTGCTCGAAGCGATCACCCGCTACGAAGCCAGCGTCACCGTCATCGACGTCACCGGCGTACCGGTCTTCGATATTTCGGTCGCGCGTCACCTGATGAAAACGGTGGACGCAGCCCAGCTGCTCGGCACCCGCGTCGTGATGACCGGACTCAATCCCGAGGGCGCGCTGACCCTGACCAAACTGGGCATCAGCCTGCCCAACATGATCACCCGCGCGACGCTGCGTTCCGGTGTGGCCGAGGCGCTCTCGCTGATCAACCGGCGCATCGTGCCGGTGGCATCGAGCCGCGCATGAAGATCGCGATCCCGCGTCTCGGACGCATCCTGCTGGTGGCGATCCAGCAGGATCTCAGTGATGACGAAGCGTTGGCGTTCCAGTCGAACCTGCTCGGCACGATCGCCGAAATCGAAGCGCTCGGTGTGGTCGTCGATATCTCGGCGCTCGATGTGGTCGACTCGTTCATGGCGCGTGTCATCAACGACACTGCCAACATGGCACGGCTGCTCGGTGCCGAAGTCATCGTTTGCGGCATCCAGCCTTTCGTCGCCTTCACGCTGGTTGAAATGGGACGCGGCCTGCTCAGTGCCGACTGCACGTTCAACCTCGAACAGGGACTGAAAACCCTGCAATCACGGATCGCCTCGCGCGGCGATTACAGCCTGCCGGATGAACACGATGACCTCATTATCTGAACCCGATGCAGTCGTCGATATCTGCACCACGGCCGACATCGTGGTGGCCCGCCGGCTCACGCGCCAGCTTGCGGCCTGCCTCGATTTCGGCAGTGCCGACCAGACCCGGCTGGCCACCGCCGTGTCCGAACTGACGCGCAACGTGATCGAATATGCGGGCCGCGGTACATGCCATATCTCGGACGCGTCCGATGCCGGCTTTAACAGCATCATGGTCGTCGTCGAGGACCACGGGCCGGGTATTGCCAACGTGGCGCAAGCCATGCAGGACGGCTACAGCACCAGCGGCAGCCTCGGTGCCGGACTGCCGGGAACGCGCCGTCTGGTCGACAGCTTCATGATCGAATCCCGGCCCGGCCTGACCCGCGTGACCATCAGCATGTCGATGCGCAAGGACCGGCCGTGATGACCGGCACCGGATCGATCCGCATTGCAATCGACTCCGATGTCGCTACCGCCTGCCGCGCCGCGCGCTTGGCGGCCGAACAGAGCGGCTTCGATCGCAAGCGCAGCTATCAGATCGCGACGGCGGCATCGGAACTGGCACGCAACGTACTGGTTCACGGCGGCGGCGGCACGGTCACGGTCAGCACGCCGGGCCATCGCAACGGCATCGAACTGCTGGCCATCGACCATGGTCCCGGCATCGCCGATCTGGCGCTGGCGATGCAGGAGGGTTTTAGCACCACGGGTAGCCTCGGTGGCGGGTTACCCGGTGTCGAACGCCTGATGGATGAAGTCGTCATCGAGACCGCTGTAGGACTCGGTACCACGATACGGGCCTCCAAATGGCTATGACCTTCGGCTATGCGCAACAGGCCTGCCGGGGCGATCCGGTGTGTGGCGATATCGGCACCTGGTGGGAAGGTCCGCACCGGTATGTGCTGGCACTGGCCGACGGGCTCGGCCACGGTGCGCCGGCGCATCGTGCCGCCAGCGCAGCGATGCAGTGCATTGCCGAACACCTCGATGCCAGTTGCGCCGTGATGTTTGCGGCGTGCAATGAACGCCTGCTCGATACCCGTGGTGCGGTGCTGGCCATCGCCATCATCGACCGCGATAGCAACCTGCTGACGCTGGGCGTCATCGGCAATATCGGGGTACGGGTGTTCGGCATCAACAGCGCAGTGCGGCTTGGCGCAGGACGCGGCTTTGTCGGTGCCGGCTATGCGCTGCCGGCACCGGACCAGTTACGTCTCGACGATGGCGACCGGCTCATCATGGTCACTGACGGCATCGACGAATCAGACGGCATGCGAACCTGCATGGAACGCAGTGACGAAAGCTCGCAGCAGCTGGCTGACGATGTCTTGCAGGGCTGGGGCAACCAGGATGACGATGCGGCAGTGCTGGTGTACCAGCATCGCCATACAGGGAGTGGGCGATGAGCGACATGCATGATATTTACTATGCGCTGCTGTACAAATCGGTCTTCAACGAAGATCCGGAGGAGGCACTGGTGGCAGCGGCTGACTTTGGCCGTGACCTGATGAAGCACGGCATCCCGCCGGAAGGAGTAATCGAAATCCACCAGAAAGCCGTCTTGCGATTGGCCGGCGCGTATCCGGAACTGACGCTGCAACAGGTCGCCGCGCCGCTGATGGCACCGCTGATGGAAGCATCGATGGCGTTCAGCTTTGCCTTTCGCAAGCAGCGTGAAACCCGCGACGTGCTGGAGATGCAGCTGGCCCGCGCCGGCCGGCTCGAGGCGATCGGCACGATGGCCGCCGGTATCGCGCACGACTTCAACACCATCATCGGGATCGTCAATGGCTACGCTGAATTGCTGATCGAGGACTATCCGGATACCAGCAATACGATGGAATACACGCAGCAGATCGTCACCGCCAGCCTGCGCGCACGCGACCTGGTCGTGCGCATGCTGGCGTTTGCGCGCCAGACACCGATCGCGCCATGCAGCGTCGATGCGGTGGCACTGGTGCGTAACGTCCTGAAGATGATCCGCATGACCCTGCCGCCGGCGATCAACGTGACCTTCCGGCCCGAGATGGAAACCGCCTACACGGTGGCCGATCCGCTGCAGGTCGAACAGGTAGTCATGAACCTGTGCATGAACGCCGCCGACGCCATGGAGGGTTCCGGCAACCTCGAACTGCAGATCGCGCCGGCACCGCCTGTGCTGCACGTCGACGGCTCGCTGATCCCGCGCTTTGCCCTGATCGTCGATGACAATGGTTGCGGCATGTCGGCCGATGTGCAGCAGCGTGCGCTCGATCCGTTCTACACAACCAAAGCGCCGGGTAAAGGCAGCGGGCTGGGCCTGTCGGTGGTGTACGGCATCATCAGCGATCTCGGTGGACAGCTCGATATTCATAGCGAAGTCGGCATGGGCAGCAGCTTCCGGATTTACCTGCGGCTGGCCGGCCGGACGCCGCCGGAGCCGACGACAAGCGCTTTACCCGAGATTCACTAACCAACCACTGCAAAGGAACTCCGCCATGGCACATATCCTGGTCGTCGAAGACGATATCCAGTTCCGGCAAATGCTGGTTCACATGCTGCAAAAAGATCAGCACAAGATCACGATGGCCTCGGACGGCATGGAAGCGATGCAATTACTCAGGAACCTGGAACCGGATCTGATCCTGACCGATATCCTGATGCCGCACATGGACGGCGTCGAAATCATTCTGGCCTTATCGCAGCAGAGCAATACCATCCCGATCATCGCGATGTCGGGCGGCAGGCGTGCGATCAGCTCGGATTTCAATCTCGAGTCGGCCTCGCTGCTGGGGGTCAAGGCGGTGCTGGCGAAACCGTTTTCGCATGCCGATCTGCGTCGCGTGATCGGCGAGATGCTGGCATGAGCGCGCGGCCGGGCCCGTGTGTCATTGCGGTCTGCAACCGCAAAGGCGGTGCCGGCAAGACCACCACCGCCGTCAACCTCGCCGCGGAACTGGCGGCGCTGGGCCAACGCGTGTTGCTGGTCGACCTGGATTCGCAAGGACATTGTGCGGTCGGACTGGGCCTCAAGGTGACGCCGGGCAGCGCCACAGTGCATGCGCTGTTTGGTACAGCCGGTGCCGGCATCCGGCTCATGGATGTGGTGCAAGCCAGTGCGATCGAGCGGCTCTGGCTGGCACCGGCCGACCAGCTGTTCGAACACGGTAGCGGTGCGCGCGATCCGATGCTGCTCGCGCAAGCGCTGACCGATCACGCGCTGACCAGCCACTTCGATCTGGTGATCCTCGACACGCCGCCATCGCTCGATATCCTGCTGCTCAATGCGCTCTCGGCCGCGCACTGGGTACTGGTGCCGTATATCCCGCATCCGCTGTCGTTCGAAGGCGTGCGGCAACTGATGCGCATCCTGTTCAAGGTCATGTCAGTCCAGAATCCGGGACTGAAAATTCTGGGCTTTCTGCCGATGACGGCGGCCGAACATATCCGCCAGCATCGCAGCATCAGCGTTGATGTCTCACGCCAGTTCGGTGCGCACCGGGTGCTGGGCGGTATCCGCAACGACATCAAGCTGGCTGAATCCTTCGCCGCCGGCAAACCGGTGCGCTATTACGCGCCCGGCAGCCGCGGCGCGCAGGATTTTGCAGCACTGGCGGCCAGCTTGCTGCCCACACTGGCGGGTAGCGATACCGTTGCCAGGATGACTACTTGAAATCCTGATTCTGTCATTTTTACCGTATTAAAACGCCACTAACACTCCGATCCGGCAACCAACAAAGTCGCACTACCTGGTGCAAATACCGCACGCTCATTCGAGAGATCACGATCCGGCCACGAATGCTCCGGATCGCTGACACAAAATGTTCTTTATTCAAAATGTTTAAATTGGTTAAAATGGCTTCTTTTAAACAATTAAAGGACGGCATATGCCTGCTGCTGAAATTTGTACCACCCAGAATGCCGCGCGAATCCTCGGCATTTCGGTGACCTCGGTACAGCAACTGGTGGAAGCCGGCGTCATTGAAGCCTGGAAGACCAAAGGCGGCCATCGCCGCATTCCACTGGCGGCTATCCAGGCTTACAAAGTTGCCCAAACCACGGTGTCCGAGCACGGCAGCGCGCGTGCCATGCCGGGCCGCAAACCGGCCATCCTGGTGATCGAGGACAACCTGATGCAGCGCGAGATTTACCAGAAACAGATCCAGTCATGGGACCTCGACGCGACACTGACTTTTTGCGAAAACGGCTACCAGGCGCTGATCGAAATCGCCCGCAACAAGCCTAATGTCCTGCTGGCCGACATCATGATGGATGGCATCGACGGCTATGAAGTCGTCACCACGATCCTGGGCTATCCCGATCTGTCGGACATGCATATCGCGATCCTGTCTAGCCTGACCAGAGAAGAACTGGGCGAGCGTGGCGGCATCCCGAACGGCGTCGTGTACTTCGGCAAGCCGGTCAACTATGACGAACTGCGCGGCTATCTGCGCGCCTGCTGCGCCCAGCAACATCGCAACTTATCGATTGCTTCCTGACCCCACACGGCGCCACACCATCATGCTGAAAAAAATCGATGCCCGCATCCTGCTGTGCGTATTTGCCGCCGTGCTGGTGGCCGGACTCTGGACAATAACGCTGCTGCAGTTGCGCACAACCCGGCAAGTCATCATCGACAACACGCAGCGCGACGTGCGTAGTCTGGCGCGACTGTTCAACGAACACGCCAACCGCACCGTCGAGTCGGCCGACCAGGCCGTGACGTATCTGCGTTTCCGGTACAACACGCTGGGTACCGGGCTCGATATTGCGCAGGACTTGAAGGTTGGCCTCAACCCGGACAGCATCTACAACCTGTTTTCCATCGTCGATGAACACGGCGATGTGGTGCTGTCGAGCCAGCCGTTCAAGCCAATCAACCTGTCCGATCGCGAGCATGTGAAAGTACATGCCGGTGCCGACAGCGGCGAACTATTCATCAGCCGCCCGGTACTCGGCCGGGTCTCGAAAAAATGGTCGATCCAGATGACCCGCCGTATCAATTACCCGGATGGCCGCTTCAAGGGTGTCGTCGTGGTGTCAATGGATCCGCAATACTTCATCCGCTTGTATAACGACATCGATGTCGGCAAATACGACGTGATCACGCTGGTCGGCACCGACGGCGTGGTCCGCGTGCGCCGGGTCGGCGACCAGGTTTCGATGGGCATGGATGTGTCGGCGAGTCCGTTCTTCCAGCTCATGCAAAAAACCGGCCGCGGCGTGACCACGGCGGTCAGCACAATCGATGGTCGCGAGCGCATCCAGGCCTACGAAACGCTGCAGCACTATCCACTGGTGGTCACGGTGGGAGCCGATATCGAGGAACGGCTGGCACCGTATTACGTCGACCGCAACCAGTCCCTGCTCATCGCTGCCGTGATCAGTGCGGTGATCGCCTTGTTCACGGCCAGCATCATCATTCTGGTCGGCCGGCTGATGGCCAGCCGCGAAAAAGCCATCGCGGCCAGCCTGGCCAAGTCGCGCTTCCTGTCGAACATGTCGCACGAGTTGCGCACGCCGCTCAACGGTATCCTGGGCTTTTCGGAGGTGATGGTCGAGGAGCTCGGCAGCCAATCCCTGCATGGCGGCTTCGCGCAAGCGATTCATGGCAGCGGCGTGCGTTTGCTGGCGCTGGTCGATGCAACGCTGGAATTGAGTGCGCTCGAATCCGGCACCATCGTGCTGGCACCGCAACCCGAAAACCTGGCACTGCTGTTGCAGCACGCCACCGCGCCCTACCTGGCAGCGGCTGCCGCCAAGCAGCTTGCGCTGGACATCGAGATCGATCCGGCCACGCCTGCCACGCTGGTGTGCGACCGGGTCCGCTTGCTGATGGTGCTCGACAAACTGCTCGACAATGCGATGCGCCACACCGATGCCGGCACCATCCTTGTCAGCGCCCGCCCGGGCGGGACCGGTCTCGAGCTGACCGTGCGTGATTCCGGTTGCGGCGTGCCGGCGCACTTGCAGGAGCAGATTTTCGAACGTTTTTCGCAAGCCGACGATTCGGCAGCACGCAGCAGCGAAGGTGCCGGACTGGGATTGGCGATCGCCCGGCATCTGGTCGAACTGATGGATGGAGAACTCACGCTGAAATCTTTTTCCGGACAAGGTGCGCAATTTTCAGTTACTCTTCGGCAACATTAACGGTAGTCATTATTTAGCGACAAAAGGTAAGCCGATGTCAGAACACTCCTATTGCGTCATCGATCCGCACTTCCTGCTACAGACCGCCGGTGCCGACATCGAGCTCTTCCGCGAACTGTCGGCGATGTTCGTGACACTGGCCGGTCCGGTCCATGCACGGCTGGCACTGGCCATGCAAAACGGCGACACCAAGGCAACGCATTTTGAGAGCCATTCGCTCAAAGGCAGCACGGCACTGGTCGGTGCACGGGAACTGAGTACCCTGCTCGGCGAGATCGAAGCCCATGCACGCCGGGAACGCAATGATTTGATCTTGCCCTGCCTGCCGGAATTGAACCGTCTGTTTGCGCTGGTGGTGGAAGAGGTCAACTTCAGCCTTGACCACTTCGACGGCCGGCCCGGTGCCGGTGTGATGCCGGACGCGCCGTAATGACGCAATCCCTGACACCCCGTAAAAGTTCGTCGGCAAGACATGCCACGGCCATCATCGGCAGCCTGCTGATCATCCTGCTGGTGGCGGCTACCGTGGCATCAAGCTGGGTGCTGCGTGATCGCGCCATCGAAGACTGGCGTCGGGACCTTGGCAACCTGTCCCTGGTGATGGCAGAAAATACCTCGCAAACTATGGCCTCTGCTTACCTGGTGCTCGACAGCATCGGCGAACTGGTCGAGAACACCAGCATCAGCAACCAGGCGGAGCTGATCAAGACTTTCCACAACGCGGCCACCTATCAAATGATGCGTGACAAGGTCAGCGGCTTGCCGCAGATCGACGTGGTCACCATCGTCGGCGCGAACGGTGACGTGATCAACTTCACCCGGGCTTTTCCGGCACCGGCGATCAATCTGGCCAACCGGGATTATTTTGCCCATCATCGCGACAATGTCGACCCGGCCGTTTTCCTCAGCACGCCCGTCAAGAACAAGGGCAATGGCAAATGGACGTTCTACATCAGCCGTCGCGTCAACAGTAACGAGGGCCAATTCCTTGGCATGGTGCGGGTGGGTATTTCGTGTGATTTTTTTGCGGATTTTTTCAAGAACGTGAGCCTGGGCGAAGAAGCGTCGGTGTCGCTGCTGCGACGCGACTACACCTTGCTGGCACGCTGGCCGGATGCCGACAAGCTGATGGGCAATCGCAATCTGCTGGGTGCGACCCATACGGTACTTGAAGCCGGCAAGACCCACGATGTCATCCTCACGAACGCGCCGCGGCCGATTGACGGCATGCAGCAAACGCCGCGCATGGGTGCGGTGCGACTGGTGCGCGGCTATCCGCTGGCCGTCAACATCACCATTACCGAAGACCTGTACCTGAGCAGCTGGCGCAGCACGGTGCGCCTGCTGGGTGGCATCGGCCTGGTCAGTCTGCTGGCGCTGTGCGGAGCCTTCATCCTGATGGCGATCATCCTGAAGCGGCGCGAACTGGACGCCGAGCAGGCCCTCACGCTGAAACGCGAGGCCGAGGAAGCCAATACCGCCAAGTCCAGCTTCCTGGCGATGATGAGCCATGAAATCCGCACGCCGATGAACGGCATACTCGGCATGGCGGAACTGATGCTCGACACGCCGCTCGATGCCAGCCAGCGCACGTATGCCGGTAATGTCTACAACGGCGCGCACCACCTGATGCGGATCATCAACGAGATTCTGGATTTTTCAAAAGTCGAGTCGGGCCACATGGAAATCGACCTGACCACGTTTGATCCGACCCGCCTGATTGGCGAAGTGATCGGCCTGCATCGCAACGGCGCAACGGCCAAACAGCTGCAGATCAGGACCGAGATCGCACCGGCAGCCGCGCTGCTGGTCAGTGCCGACGCCAGCCGGATCCGTCAGGTGCTGGGCAACCTGATCAACAATGCGATCAAGTTCACGCCAGCCGGAGCGATCACGGTGCGCTTCGTGGGTCTGCCCGATCCCGCCGATGCGACCCTGGTGCAACTCGAGTACAGCGTCACCGACAGCGGGATCGGCATCAGCGCCGAGGCGCAGCAACGCTTGTTCGAACCCTTCGTCCAGGCCGACAATACGATCAGCCGCAAGTATGGTGGCACCGGCCTGGGCCTGGCCATTTGCAAGCGACTGGTTGAACTGATGCGCGGCGACATCCGCTGCGAAAGCGATATCGGTGCCGGCACGCGGTTTTCATTTCGCATCCCGGCCAGGGTCATTGAGCAACCGGTGATCATCACGTCGCCGCCGGTGCCCGTCACCGCGGCGGTGCCATCGCAGGAGAACAGCGTGCAGGCATTACGCGTACTGGTAGTTGAAGACACTGAAATGAACCGGCAGCTGGTACGCATACTGCTCGGCAAGCGCGGCTGCATTGTTGAAGAAGCCGTTAATGGTCAGCTCGCGCTGGAAGCGCTGGCCATGAAGCAGTACGACCTGGTCCTGATGGATTGCATGATGCCGGTGATGGATGGCTACGAAGCCACCCGGCGCCTGCGCGAGCGCGAAGCCGCGAATGGCGCTGCGCGCATGCCCGTCATTGCGCTGACCGCCAGCGCCATCGAAGGCGATCGGGAGCGCTGCCTCGACGCCGGCATGGATGACTATCTGGCCAAGCCGTTCTCTGCGGCGCAGCTCACTACGATCATCGAAAAATGGCGCAAGGCCGGTTAAGCGGTGGCAGGAACGGCCCTGCGTGGCCTCAACTGTAGCGGCGTGAAATCAGTTCGGCCACACAGACCGGCTTGTCATTGCCCTCACGTTCGACCGTGATCTGCCAGACGACCTGCGCACCGCCGGCGATATCCTCGACACCCAGCACGCTGATGCGTCCGCGCAAGCGGCTGCCCACCAGCACCGGTGCCATGAAGCGCACCTTGTTGAGTCCGTAATTGACGGCCATTTTTACGTCGCTCATCGTGACCGCGCTTTCCATCAGCGACGGTAACAGCGACAGTGTCAGGAAGCCGTGCGCGACGGTGCCGCCGAACGGCGACTCGGCGCGGCTGCGCTCGACATCGGTGTGTATCCATTGCTGGTCGCCGGTGGCGTCGGCGAATTGCTGCACGCGCTCCTGACTGATGCTGGTCCAGTCCGAGACGGCGATTTCCTGGCCGGTCAGGGTCTTCAGTTCGGCGAGTGAGGCGATGATGCGCATGGCATTCCTTCTACAAAATCAGACAGGTGATCGACGCAAAAACAAGCCACGCCCCTTGATGGTGACGGCCAGTTCGCCGTGCTGGTTGTGCGCTTCCCAGAGCGTGTTGATGACACCGCGGTCGGGCTTGCTTTTTGATGGCACGACATCGAGCACGGTGCTGGTGACGCGCAGCACATCACCCGGACGCACCGGCTTGAGCCAGCGCACTTCATCGATGCCGGGCGAACCCATGCTGGTCGAATCGCGCAGGTAATTGTCGACCACCAGCCGCATCATCATGCTGCAGGTGTGCCAGCCACTGGCGATGACGCCGCCGAAGATGGAGTTGGCGGCGGCGGCGGGGTCAACATGGAAAGGCTGGGGGTCGTAGCGGGTCGCGAAGTCATGGACTTCAGCGGCGTCGACGGTGATGCTGCCGACTTCAAAGCAGTGACCGGCTTCGAAGTCTTCGAAACACCAGGTGGGTTGGGACATGGGGGATCCTTTGTGTGGATGACCGGCTTGGATGCTTGCCGGTTCGGTGCTTCGTGGAGGGTTCCGGTGCAATGTTATTGCACCCTACAGGGAATGGTGGGTGCAATAACCGGAGAGCATTGCACCGGACAACCTGCAACTACCTCACGCTGCTTGCCGAAACCCCGGCTGTGCGACAAACCTGGCCAGATGATGGTCAGTGTCACCCAGCGTCAGCTCGATGATGGTCAATCGCTTGAAGTGATGCGCGGCCGGCAGTTCGTTGGTGACGCCCATGCCGCCGTGCAGCTGGACTGCTTGCTGGCCGACGTATTTCATGGCCTGGCCGATGCGGGCCTTGGCGGCCGACACCGTGCGACGCCGTTCGGCCGGATCGGTCGCAGTGACCTTGACCGCTGCCAGCGTGGCCATAGAACGGGCCTGCTCCAGATGCATGAACATGTCGGCCATCCGGTGCTGCAGCGCCTGGAATTTACCGATCGGTACACCGAACTGCTGGCGGGTCTTCAGGTATTCCAGCGTGGCATTGTTGAGCGATTCCATCACGCCCACCGCTTCGGCACATAACAACGCGATACCGTAGTCGGTCGCCGCATCAAGAATGTCCCAGCCTTCGCCGGCCGTGCCAAGCAATGCGCTGGCAGGCACTTTCACATCGGTGAAGGTGACGTCCGCCGCGCGCTGGCAATCAATGGTGCGGTAGTCGCGCACCGCGATGCCGTCCGTGGTCGCCGGCAGCACGAACAATGAAATCCCGGCCGTATCGCGCCGCGTACCAGCACTGCGTGCCGACACCACCAGCATGCCGGCCTGCGCGCCATGAATCACGACCGTCTTGGTGCCGTTGAGGACAAAGCCGTCACCGTGCGGCGTTGCCGTCGTGGCGATGTCGAACAGATCGTAGCGCGCCTGCTTTTCGCCCAGCGCGCACGCCAGTTTCAATGCACCGCTGGCGACCTGTTCGAGCAGGCTGTCGTGACCGCCGGCCAGCTTCAGGAATTGCGCTCCCAGCATCGTCGACCAGTACGGCTCGATCACCAGGCCGCGGCCGATTTCATGCATCACCACTTGCATGTCGATGGCCGAACCATTGAAACCGCCCTGCTCTTCGGCCACCGGCAACGCGGTCATGCCCAGTTCGGTCAGCGTGGTCCAGGCGATGTCGGACGTGCCGCTGTCGGACAGGACGATCTTCTTGCGCTGGTCGAACGTGTAGTCCTTGTCGACCCAGCGGCGCAGGGCATCGGAAAATTGCTGCTGTTCTTGCGTAAAGGTAAAGTCCATGTCGTCCTCACAGTCCCAGAATCATTTGGGTGATGATGTTTTTTTGAATTTCATTCGAGCCGCCGTAGATCGAGGTCTTGCGGTAATTGAAGTAGTACGACGCCAGCGGTGCGGCATCATCATCTTCGGCCAGGCTGTGCTCGCTGCTGCCGTGCAGGAAGTCGGGGTCAAACGGCAAGCCGTACGGACCGACCGCTTCGAGCATCAGCTCGGTCAGCGCTTGCTGGACTTCGGTGCCCTTGATCTTCAGCATCGAGGCTTCCGGGCCGGGTCCGCGTTTGGCGTTGTCCAGCGAAATCACGCGCAGCACCGTCACTTCCAGTGCCATCAATTCGATTTCGAGCGAGGCCACTTTGGCCGCAAACACCGCATCATCGAGCAGCGGCGCACCGTTTTTCTGCTGGTCCAGCGCGATGCGCTTTAGAAATTCCATTTCACGCTTGGCACGGCCGACCGCAGCGATGTTGGTGCGCTCGTGACCCAGCAAATACTTGGCGTAGGTCCAGCCCTTGTTCTCTTCGCCGATCAGGTTTTGCACCGGGACCGAGACGTTATCAAAGAACACTTCGTTCACTTCGTGGTCTTCGTCGAGCATGATGATAGGCCGCACCGTGATGCCGGGCGACTTCATGTCGATCAGCAGGAATGAA comes from Actimicrobium sp. CCC2.4 and encodes:
- a CDS encoding STAS domain-containing protein — encoded protein: MPMHHLAALDRLLSEQRTVLHEKWVAEILTSWSSLLPNTFNVGEMRQHTAHLLEEIAKIFAAYPESGLWEFGETHPLVRAMSEFSASRAISGFTPTETAQYVMCLKSVLTLALIHELMSSPVEMKVNLAAVEDVIGRLTLVTFSAFVETRERVILQQSASLVELSTPVIRLWDHVLLLPLVGVIDTARARKFTENLLEAITRYEASVTVIDVTGVPVFDISVARHLMKTVDAAQLLGTRVVMTGLNPEGALTLTKLGISLPNMITRATLRSGVAEALSLINRRIVPVASSRA
- a CDS encoding STAS domain-containing protein, translating into MKIAIPRLGRILLVAIQQDLSDDEALAFQSNLLGTIAEIEALGVVVDISALDVVDSFMARVINDTANMARLLGAEVIVCGIQPFVAFTLVEMGRGLLSADCTFNLEQGLKTLQSRIASRGDYSLPDEHDDLII
- a CDS encoding anti-sigma regulatory factor, with the translated sequence MTSLSEPDAVVDICTTADIVVARRLTRQLAACLDFGSADQTRLATAVSELTRNVIEYAGRGTCHISDASDAGFNSIMVVVEDHGPGIANVAQAMQDGYSTSGSLGAGLPGTRRLVDSFMIESRPGLTRVTISMSMRKDRP
- a CDS encoding anti-sigma regulatory factor yields the protein MTGTGSIRIAIDSDVATACRAARLAAEQSGFDRKRSYQIATAASELARNVLVHGGGGTVTVSTPGHRNGIELLAIDHGPGIADLALAMQEGFSTTGSLGGGLPGVERLMDEVVIETAVGLGTTIRASKWL
- a CDS encoding SpoIIE family protein phosphatase, with the translated sequence MAMTFGYAQQACRGDPVCGDIGTWWEGPHRYVLALADGLGHGAPAHRAASAAMQCIAEHLDASCAVMFAACNERLLDTRGAVLAIAIIDRDSNLLTLGVIGNIGVRVFGINSAVRLGAGRGFVGAGYALPAPDQLRLDDGDRLIMVTDGIDESDGMRTCMERSDESSQQLADDVLQGWGNQDDDAAVLVYQHRHTGSGR
- a CDS encoding sensor histidine kinase, with product MSDMHDIYYALLYKSVFNEDPEEALVAAADFGRDLMKHGIPPEGVIEIHQKAVLRLAGAYPELTLQQVAAPLMAPLMEASMAFSFAFRKQRETRDVLEMQLARAGRLEAIGTMAAGIAHDFNTIIGIVNGYAELLIEDYPDTSNTMEYTQQIVTASLRARDLVVRMLAFARQTPIAPCSVDAVALVRNVLKMIRMTLPPAINVTFRPEMETAYTVADPLQVEQVVMNLCMNAADAMEGSGNLELQIAPAPPVLHVDGSLIPRFALIVDDNGCGMSADVQQRALDPFYTTKAPGKGSGLGLSVVYGIISDLGGQLDIHSEVGMGSSFRIYLRLAGRTPPEPTTSALPEIH
- a CDS encoding response regulator, with protein sequence MAHILVVEDDIQFRQMLVHMLQKDQHKITMASDGMEAMQLLRNLEPDLILTDILMPHMDGVEIILALSQQSNTIPIIAMSGGRRAISSDFNLESASLLGVKAVLAKPFSHADLRRVIGEMLA
- a CDS encoding ParA family protein, with translation MSARPGPCVIAVCNRKGGAGKTTTAVNLAAELAALGQRVLLVDLDSQGHCAVGLGLKVTPGSATVHALFGTAGAGIRLMDVVQASAIERLWLAPADQLFEHGSGARDPMLLAQALTDHALTSHFDLVILDTPPSLDILLLNALSAAHWVLVPYIPHPLSFEGVRQLMRILFKVMSVQNPGLKILGFLPMTAAEHIRQHRSISVDVSRQFGAHRVLGGIRNDIKLAESFAAGKPVRYYAPGSRGAQDFAALAASLLPTLAGSDTVARMTT
- a CDS encoding response regulator — its product is MPAAEICTTQNAARILGISVTSVQQLVEAGVIEAWKTKGGHRRIPLAAIQAYKVAQTTVSEHGSARAMPGRKPAILVIEDNLMQREIYQKQIQSWDLDATLTFCENGYQALIEIARNKPNVLLADIMMDGIDGYEVVTTILGYPDLSDMHIAILSSLTREELGERGGIPNGVVYFGKPVNYDELRGYLRACCAQQHRNLSIAS